One part of the uncultured Bacteroides sp. genome encodes these proteins:
- the rpiB gene encoding ribose 5-phosphate isomerase B, whose protein sequence is MKTIGICSDHAGFELKQFVKSWLEAKGWAYKDFGTYTTDSCDYADYAHPMASAIENGECYPGIAICGSGNGINMTLNKHQNIRAALCWTPEISHLARQHNDANILVMPGRFIDTTTADHIMTEFFSTNFEGGRHQKRIEKIPVK, encoded by the coding sequence ATGAAAACTATTGGTATTTGCTCCGATCACGCAGGTTTTGAACTGAAACAGTTCGTTAAGAGCTGGCTCGAAGCCAAGGGTTGGGCATACAAAGACTTTGGAACGTACACAACAGACAGTTGCGATTATGCAGATTATGCACATCCGATGGCATCAGCCATAGAAAATGGCGAATGTTATCCGGGTATTGCTATCTGCGGTAGTGGTAATGGCATTAACATGACGTTGAACAAGCATCAGAATATCCGTGCCGCACTTTGCTGGACACCGGAGATCTCACATCTTGCCCGTCAGCACAACGATGCTAATATTCTGGTTATGCCAGGTCGTTTTATCGACACGACAACAGCCGACCATATTATGACTGAGTTCTTCTCTACAAATTTTGAAGGCGGCCGTCATCAAAAAAGAATAGAAAAGATTCCCGTAAAGTAA
- a CDS encoding transketolase produces MNDSKLMNLAADNVRILAASMVEKANSGHPGGAMGGADFVNVLFSEFLEFDPENPRWEGRDRFFLDPGHMSPMLYSILALTGKYTLDELSQFRQWGSPTPGHPEVDVMRGVENTSGPLGQGHSYAVGAAIAAKFLKARFGEVMGQTIYTFISDGGIQEEISQGAGRLAGHLGLDNLVMFYDSNDIQLSTGTNAVTCEDTAKKYAAWNWNVISINGNNPDEIRKALTAAKAEKERPTLIIGKTIMGKGAVTAEQGSFERQCSTHGQPLSASGASYDETIKNLGGDPTDPFKIFPEVAELYAKRAAELKEIVAAKYAAKAEWAKANPELAAKLEEFFSGKAPKVDWAGIKQKANDATRGASATVLGALATQVENMICASADLSNSDKTDGFLKKTHAFTKDDFSGAFLQAGVAELTMACVCIGMALHGGVIPACGTFFVFSDYMKPAVRMAALMELPVKFIWTHDAFRVGEDGPTHEPVEQEAQIRLMEKLKNHNGHNSMLVLRPADAEETTEAWKLAMENTSTPTGLIFSRQNITNLPAGTNYADAAKGAYIVAGADEKPDVVLIASGSEVATLVAGAELLRKDGVKLRIVSVPSEGLFRSQSKEYQESIIPTGAKVFGLTAGLPVNLEGLAGANGKVFGLESFGFSAPYKVLDEKLGFTAQNVYNQVKAML; encoded by the coding sequence ATGAATGATAGTAAACTAATGAATCTCGCAGCAGATAATGTGCGAATTTTAGCAGCTTCTATGGTAGAAAAAGCAAACTCAGGACACCCGGGCGGTGCCATGGGTGGCGCAGACTTTGTGAACGTTCTTTTCTCTGAATTTTTGGAATTTGATCCTGAAAATCCTCGTTGGGAAGGTCGCGACCGCTTTTTTTTAGACCCAGGACACATGTCACCCATGTTGTATTCTATCCTAGCCCTTACAGGTAAATACACATTGGATGAATTATCACAATTCCGTCAATGGGGAAGCCCAACTCCGGGACACCCTGAAGTAGACGTAATGCGTGGAGTAGAAAACACATCCGGTCCTCTAGGACAAGGACATTCATACGCTGTTGGTGCTGCTATCGCTGCCAAATTCCTGAAAGCTCGCTTCGGCGAAGTAATGGGACAAACCATTTATACATTTATCTCAGACGGAGGTATTCAGGAAGAAATTTCTCAGGGAGCAGGTCGTTTAGCCGGACACCTGGGACTTGACAACTTAGTTATGTTTTACGATTCCAATGATATTCAGCTTTCAACAGGAACAAATGCTGTAACCTGCGAAGATACTGCAAAGAAATATGCAGCATGGAACTGGAACGTAATCTCTATCAATGGTAATAATCCAGACGAAATCCGCAAGGCTCTTACTGCTGCGAAAGCAGAAAAAGAACGTCCTACCCTGATTATTGGTAAAACCATCATGGGTAAAGGTGCCGTCACAGCCGAACAAGGAAGCTTCGAACGCCAATGCTCAACTCATGGTCAGCCATTGAGTGCAAGTGGTGCTTCTTATGACGAAACTATTAAAAACTTAGGAGGTGATCCTACAGATCCTTTCAAAATATTCCCAGAAGTTGCAGAACTTTACGCTAAACGTGCTGCCGAACTGAAAGAAATTGTTGCTGCCAAGTATGCTGCTAAAGCAGAATGGGCTAAAGCTAACCCAGAACTTGCTGCAAAATTAGAAGAATTCTTCTCAGGCAAAGCTCCTAAAGTAGACTGGGCTGGTATTAAGCAAAAAGCAAACGACGCTACTCGTGGTGCTTCTGCTACAGTTCTTGGTGCATTGGCTACTCAGGTAGAAAACATGATCTGTGCTTCTGCCGACTTGTCAAACTCTGATAAAACAGACGGATTCTTAAAGAAAACTCACGCCTTTACAAAAGACGATTTCAGCGGTGCTTTCTTACAGGCAGGTGTTGCTGAGTTAACAATGGCATGTGTTTGCATCGGTATGGCACTTCACGGAGGTGTAATTCCAGCTTGCGGTACATTCTTTGTATTCTCTGATTACATGAAACCGGCAGTTCGTATGGCTGCCTTAATGGAACTTCCAGTGAAGTTTATCTGGACTCACGACGCATTCCGTGTGGGTGAAGACGGACCTACTCACGAACCGGTTGAACAGGAAGCTCAGATCCGTTTGATGGAAAAACTTAAAAACCACAACGGACACAACTCAATGTTGGTACTTCGTCCGGCTGATGCTGAAGAAACTACAGAAGCATGGAAACTTGCTATGGAAAATACTTCAACTCCAACAGGATTAATCTTCTCACGTCAGAATATTACTAATCTTCCTGCAGGAACAAACTATGCTGATGCTGCAAAAGGTGCTTACATTGTTGCCGGAGCTGATGAAAAACCGGATGTAGTTCTTATCGCTTCAGGATCTGAAGTTGCTACACTTGTTGCCGGAGCAGAATTGCTTCGTAAGGATGGTGTAAAACTTCGCATTGTTTCTGTTCCATCTGAAGGATTGTTCCGTAGCCAAAGTAAGGAATATCAGGAATCAATTATCCCAACCGGAGCTAAAGTATTTGGTCTTACAGCAGGTTTACCAGTAAACCTTGAAGGTCTTGCAGGTGCTAACGGTAAGGTATTTGGTCTGGAATCATTCGGATTCTCTGCACCTTACAAAGTTCTTGACGAAAAACTTGGTTTCACTGCTCAGAACGTGTACAATCAGGTTAAGGCAATGTTATAA
- a CDS encoding ribulokinase, with the protein MANKYVIGLDYGSDSARAIIVNALTGEELATAVKYYPRWTEGKYCDPAINQYRQHPLDYIEVLEATIKESLAKCPAGTAEQVVGIAFDTTGSTPVFTDAAGTPLSLLPEFAENPNAMFVLWKDHTAVKEAAEINKLCKEWKIDYSAYEGGIYSSEWFWAKALHVLREDETVRKNAYSIVEHCEWLPAILTGANKAEDIVRSRCAEGHKAMWHEKWGGLPAEDFLVALDPLLAGYRDRLFTKTETADKVVGHLTEEWAKRLGLTTNVVVAGGAFDCHMGAVGSGVTPRTLVRIIGTSTCDIMVSSYEEMGDKLIKGICGQVDGSVIPGYVGLEAGQSAFGDVYAWFKRVLEFPIKKIIGNSTLIDEATKAKLVDEACSQIIPALTKEAELIPISESTVIATDWMNGRRTPDANQMLKGTITGLTLGSSAPRIFRALVEATAFGSKAIVDRFRSEGVQIDAVIGIGGISLKSPFVMQTLSDVLNMPIKVCKTEQACALGAAMFAATAAGIYGKVEEAQQAMGPGFASEYTPNAENAKAYQAIYEQYVKVGQFTEKELFC; encoded by the coding sequence ATGGCAAACAAATATGTTATAGGATTAGATTACGGTAGTGATTCTGCCCGTGCAATCATTGTAAATGCATTGACAGGGGAAGAATTGGCTACAGCCGTAAAATACTATCCTCGCTGGACAGAAGGAAAATATTGCGATCCTGCAATCAACCAATATCGTCAGCATCCACTTGATTATATTGAAGTACTGGAAGCAACTATCAAAGAATCACTGGCAAAATGCCCTGCAGGAACTGCAGAACAAGTTGTTGGTATTGCTTTTGACACAACCGGAAGTACTCCTGTGTTTACAGATGCAGCAGGTACTCCCCTATCTTTACTTCCTGAATTTGCAGAAAATCCAAATGCAATGTTTGTACTTTGGAAAGACCATACAGCAGTAAAAGAAGCAGCCGAAATCAATAAGCTTTGCAAAGAGTGGAAGATTGACTATTCAGCTTACGAAGGTGGTATCTATTCTTCAGAATGGTTCTGGGCAAAAGCTCTTCACGTACTTCGTGAAGACGAAACTGTACGCAAGAATGCTTACTCTATTGTTGAGCATTGCGAATGGTTACCAGCTATTCTTACAGGAGCCAATAAAGCTGAAGATATCGTAAGAAGCCGTTGTGCTGAAGGACACAAAGCTATGTGGCACGAAAAATGGGGCGGACTTCCAGCTGAAGACTTCCTTGTAGCTCTTGATCCACTTTTGGCTGGCTACCGTGATCGTCTGTTCACAAAGACAGAAACTGCTGATAAGGTAGTTGGTCACCTTACAGAAGAATGGGCTAAACGTCTTGGTTTAACAACAAACGTTGTTGTAGCCGGCGGAGCATTCGACTGCCACATGGGTGCTGTAGGATCAGGTGTAACACCTCGTACACTTGTACGTATTATCGGTACTTCAACTTGCGACATCATGGTTTCTTCTTACGAAGAGATGGGCGACAAGCTGATCAAAGGTATCTGCGGACAGGTTGACGGTTCAGTTATCCCAGGATATGTTGGTCTGGAAGCCGGACAATCGGCTTTCGGTGATGTATATGCTTGGTTCAAGAGAGTTCTTGAGTTCCCTATCAAAAAAATCATAGGCAACAGCACACTTATTGACGAAGCTACAAAAGCTAAATTGGTAGATGAAGCATGCAGCCAGATTATCCCTGCATTAACAAAAGAAGCCGAGCTAATTCCAATCAGCGAAAGCACAGTAATTGCTACCGACTGGATGAATGGTCGCCGTACTCCTGATGCTAACCAGATGTTGAAAGGAACAATTACCGGACTTACTCTTGGCAGTTCAGCTCCACGCATCTTCCGTGCATTGGTAGAAGCTACAGCATTCGGTTCAAAAGCAATTGTAGACCGTTTCCGTAGCGAAGGCGTACAAATCGATGCAGTAATTGGTATCGGAGGTATTTCTTTGAAATCACCATTCGTAATGCAAACTTTGTCTGATGTACTAAATATGCCAATTAAAGTCTGCAAAACAGAACAAGCTTGTGCTTTAGGCGCTGCTATGTTTGCTGCAACAGCTGCAGGCATCTATGGTAAGGTAGAAGAAGCACAACAGGCCATGGGACCAGGATTTGCTTCGGAATATACTCCAAATGCAGAAAATGCAAAAGCATATCAGGCTATTTATGAACAATATGTAAAAGTTGGACAATTCACTGAAAAAGAATTGTTCTGCTAA
- the araA gene encoding L-arabinose isomerase: MMAFQDFEVWFVTGAQLLYGGDAVIAVNAHSNEIVKGLNESGNLPVKVVYKGTVNSAAEVTATMRAANNESKCIGIITWMHTFSPAKMWIHGLQELKKPLLHFHTQFNKEIPWDTMDMDFMNLNQSAHGDREFGHIVSRMRKNRKVVVGHWQDEKAQGKIAVWMRVAAAWADAQDMLIIRFGDNMNNVAVTDGDKVEAELRLGYHVDYYPIGDLVAVQDTVTDAEIAELVKVYESEYELSANVKEGGKDRNQVVEAAREELALRKFLTAKGAKGFTTNFDALHGMNQLPGLASQRLMAEGYGFGAEGDWKTAALYRTMWFMGQGLEGGASFLEDYTLNFDGDKSSILQAHMLEVCPLIAENKPKLEVHPLGIGGKADPARLVFTTHEGTGVAATIVDMGNRFRMIVNQVDVIKSKELPKLPVASALWIPQPNFEVGAGAWILAGGTHHTSFSFALTQEYLEDYAEMAGIEMIVIDNDTTISNFKKELRTNDVYYLLNKALM; encoded by the coding sequence ATTATGGCATTTCAAGATTTTGAAGTTTGGTTTGTAACAGGAGCACAGCTCCTTTACGGAGGCGATGCAGTAATCGCAGTTAACGCACACTCTAACGAGATTGTAAAAGGACTTAATGAATCAGGAAATCTTCCTGTTAAAGTTGTATATAAAGGAACTGTAAACTCAGCAGCTGAAGTAACAGCTACAATGAGAGCAGCAAACAATGAAAGCAAATGTATCGGTATCATTACCTGGATGCACACTTTCTCTCCTGCTAAAATGTGGATTCACGGATTGCAAGAGTTGAAAAAACCTCTTCTTCACTTCCACACACAATTCAACAAAGAAATTCCATGGGATACAATGGACATGGATTTCATGAACTTGAATCAATCAGCTCACGGAGACCGCGAATTTGGTCACATTGTTTCTCGTATGCGCAAAAACCGCAAGGTTGTTGTTGGTCACTGGCAAGATGAAAAAGCTCAGGGCAAGATTGCTGTATGGATGCGTGTTGCTGCAGCTTGGGCTGATGCACAAGATATGCTTATCATCCGTTTCGGAGACAACATGAACAATGTTGCTGTAACAGATGGTGACAAAGTAGAAGCAGAACTTCGTTTAGGTTATCACGTAGATTACTATCCAATCGGCGATTTAGTAGCAGTTCAGGATACTGTAACTGATGCTGAAATTGCAGAGTTGGTTAAAGTATACGAAAGCGAATATGAATTGTCAGCTAATGTAAAAGAAGGCGGAAAAGACCGCAACCAAGTTGTTGAAGCTGCTCGTGAAGAACTTGCTCTTCGCAAATTCTTAACAGCAAAAGGCGCTAAAGGATTCACTACAAACTTCGACGCATTGCACGGAATGAACCAACTTCCAGGTCTTGCTTCTCAACGTTTGATGGCTGAAGGTTATGGTTTCGGAGCTGAAGGTGACTGGAAAACAGCAGCATTGTACCGCACAATGTGGTTCATGGGACAAGGTCTTGAAGGTGGTGCTTCATTCCTTGAAGATTACACATTGAACTTCGACGGAGACAAGAGCTCAATTCTTCAGGCACACATGTTGGAGGTTTGTCCGCTTATTGCAGAAAACAAACCAAAACTAGAAGTTCATCCATTAGGTATCGGTGGCAAAGCAGATCCTGCTCGTTTGGTATTCACTACTCACGAAGGAACAGGAGTTGCTGCAACAATCGTAGATATGGGTAACCGTTTCCGTATGATTGTAAACCAGGTAGATGTTATCAAATCAAAAGAACTTCCTAAATTGCCGGTTGCTTCTGCACTTTGGATTCCACAACCAAACTTCGAAGTAGGTGCAGGTGCATGGATTCTTGCAGGTGGAACACACCACACAAGCTTCTCTTTCGCTCTTACTCAGGAATATCTGGAAGACTATGCTGAAATGGCAGGTATCGAAATGATCGTTATCGATAATGATACAACTATCAGCAACTTCAAGAAAGAGCTACGCACAAATGATGTTTATTATTTGCTAAATAAAGCTTTGATGTAA
- a CDS encoding L-ribulose-5-phosphate 4-epimerase encodes MLETLKEQVFRANLDLVKHGLVIFTWGNVSAIDRASGLVVIKPSGVSYDDMKAEDMVVVDLDGKVVEGKLKPSSDTPTHVELYKAFPEIGGVVHTHSTYATAWSQAGIDLPNIGTTHADYFHDAIPCTADMTKEEVEGAYEKETGSVIIKRFEGINPAHTPGVLVKNHGPFSWGKNADDAVHNAVVMEQVAKMASIAYSVNPALTMNPLLVEKHFNRKHGPGAYYGQK; translated from the coding sequence ATGTTAGAGACTTTAAAAGAACAAGTTTTCCGGGCTAATCTGGATTTAGTAAAGCACGGACTGGTTATCTTCACCTGGGGCAATGTATCTGCTATCGATCGTGCAAGCGGTTTGGTAGTTATTAAGCCAAGTGGAGTATCTTATGACGATATGAAGGCCGAAGACATGGTTGTTGTTGATCTTGATGGAAAAGTTGTAGAAGGAAAACTTAAACCATCATCAGACACTCCTACTCATGTGGAACTTTATAAAGCATTTCCTGAAATTGGCGGAGTAGTACATACACACTCCACTTATGCCACAGCATGGTCACAAGCCGGAATTGATCTACCTAATATCGGTACCACACATGCCGATTATTTTCACGATGCAATTCCTTGCACTGCTGATATGACAAAAGAAGAAGTAGAAGGAGCTTATGAAAAAGAAACCGGTAGTGTTATCATCAAGAGATTCGAAGGAATCAATCCGGCTCATACACCAGGGGTACTTGTAAAGAACCACGGTCCTTTCTCCTGGGGGAAAAATGCAGACGATGCAGTTCATAACGCAGTTGTGATGGAACAAGTAGCAAAAATGGCTTCTATTGCATATTCTGTAAATCCGGCATTAACAATGAATCCATTGCTGGTAGAAAAGCACTTTAACCGCAAACATGGTCCGGGCGCTTATTACGGTCAGAAATAA
- a CDS encoding NUDIX domain-containing protein gives MINYYSQEKQFYVAVDCIIFGFNQGELSLLLLKRNFEPALGEWSLMGGFVKENESVDDAAKRVLNQLTGLEDVYMDQVGIFGEINRDPGERVVSAAYYALININEYDQELVQKHNAYWVNVNEVPPLVFDHQLMVEKARSLMQHNASTEPIGFNLLPKLFTLTQLQSLFEAIYGDTIDKRNFRKRVAEMDYIEKTDQIDKSGSKRGAYLYKFNSKIYKKDPKFKL, from the coding sequence ATGATTAATTACTATAGTCAGGAAAAGCAATTCTATGTAGCAGTAGACTGCATTATCTTCGGATTTAACCAGGGAGAATTAAGCCTCCTTTTACTAAAGCGTAATTTTGAACCAGCTTTGGGAGAATGGTCTCTTATGGGCGGATTCGTTAAGGAAAACGAGAGCGTGGATGATGCAGCAAAAAGAGTATTGAATCAATTAACAGGACTGGAAGATGTATACATGGACCAGGTTGGAATCTTCGGCGAAATAAACCGAGATCCGGGAGAGCGAGTTGTATCTGCAGCCTATTATGCGCTAATTAATATCAATGAATACGATCAGGAATTAGTGCAAAAACACAATGCATACTGGGTAAATGTAAACGAAGTACCTCCTCTTGTTTTTGACCATCAGTTAATGGTAGAAAAGGCACGAAGCTTAATGCAGCATAATGCAAGCACAGAACCTATCGGTTTTAATCTTCTGCCCAAGTTATTTACATTAACACAGTTGCAAAGTCTTTTTGAAGCCATCTACGGAGACACTATTGATAAGCGGAATTTCCGTAAACGAGTTGCAGAAATGGACTATATAGAAAAAACAGATCAAATAGATAAATCAGGATCTAAACGTGGAGCTTACCTGTACAAGTTTAATAGTAAGATTTACAAGAAAGATCCAAAATTCAAGTTATAG
- a CDS encoding aldose epimerase family protein, whose protein sequence is MKKFWLTLSIAAGILSSCANKPQQEATLSGLKAENFQTEVKGKKTDLYTLKNKAGMEVCITNFGGRIVSIMVPDKNGKMQDVVLGFDSISNYINIPSDFGASVGRYANRINKGKFVLDKDTIQLPTNNFGHCLHGGPEGWQYQVYDAKVISDSCLELTRISPDGDANFPGKVTAKVTFTLTKDNAIDISYEATTDKKTIINMTNHSYFNLSGDPNNTITDNQLYVNADNFTPVDSTYMTTGEILPVAGTPMDFTKPKAIGQDINKFDYVQLKNGNGYDHNWVLNTAGDITKLAAKLTSPISGITLEMYTDEPGVQVYTGNFLDGKVKGKRGIVYKQRTGVCLETQHYPDSPNKKDWPSVILEPGKTYKSHCIYKFSVAK, encoded by the coding sequence ATGAAGAAATTTTGGCTCACACTCAGCATTGCCGCAGGTATACTATCATCCTGTGCCAATAAGCCTCAGCAAGAGGCTACTCTCTCTGGATTAAAAGCAGAAAACTTCCAAACAGAGGTTAAAGGGAAAAAGACTGATCTATACACGCTTAAAAACAAAGCAGGTATGGAAGTATGCATCACAAACTTTGGAGGAAGAATTGTATCTATAATGGTTCCCGACAAGAATGGTAAGATGCAGGATGTGGTACTTGGTTTTGACAGCATTTCAAATTACATAAATATTCCTAGTGACTTCGGTGCTTCCGTTGGAAGATATGCAAATCGCATAAACAAAGGAAAATTCGTTTTAGACAAAGATACAATTCAATTACCTACAAATAATTTCGGTCACTGCTTGCACGGAGGTCCGGAAGGATGGCAATATCAGGTATACGATGCAAAAGTAATCAGCGACAGCTGTTTAGAACTTACCCGTATCTCTCCTGACGGAGATGCTAATTTCCCAGGAAAAGTAACAGCAAAAGTAACTTTCACTCTTACAAAAGACAATGCTATCGACATCAGCTACGAAGCAACTACTGATAAGAAAACAATTATAAATATGACTAACCACTCATATTTCAATCTTTCAGGAGATCCTAATAATACAATAACAGACAATCAGTTATATGTAAATGCTGACAATTTTACTCCGGTAGACAGCACTTACATGACTACAGGCGAAATACTTCCTGTTGCTGGAACACCAATGGATTTCACTAAACCAAAAGCTATCGGTCAGGACATCAACAAATTCGATTATGTACAATTGAAGAACGGAAATGGCTACGATCATAACTGGGTATTAAATACTGCAGGAGATATAACTAAATTAGCAGCAAAACTTACTTCACCAATCAGCGGCATTACTTTGGAAATGTACACTGACGAACCAGGAGTACAAGTATATACAGGTAACTTCCTTGATGGAAAAGTAAAAGGAAAACGTGGTATCGTTTATAAGCAGCGTACTGGTGTTTGCCTTGAAACACAACATTATCCTGACAGCCCAAATAAAAAAGACTGGCCTTCTGTAATCCTGGAACCGGGAAAAACATACAAAAGCCATTGTATCTATAAATTTTCGGTTGCCAAATAA
- the galK gene encoding galactokinase yields the protein MDIEVVRSRFQKHFDGAVGSVYASPGRVNLIGEHTDYNGGFVFPGAIDKGMMAEIKINGTDKVRAYSIDLKDYVEFGLNEEDAPHASWARYIFGVCREIIKRGGKIQGFDTAFAGDVPLGAGMSSSAALESTYAFALNDMFNCGIDKFELAKIGQATEHNYCGVNCGIMDQFASVFGKAGSLIRLDCRSLEYKYYPFNPTGYKVVLLDSVVKHELASSAYNKRRQSCETVVAAIKKNHPEVEFLRDCTMEMLEAVKNDVTAEDYMRSEYVIEEIQRVLDVCDALEKGDYETVGEKMYGTHHGMSKLYEVSCEELDFLNDCAKKNGVTGSRVMGGGFGGCTINLVKEELYDAFIADAKESFKAKFGRSPKVYDVVISDGSRKIA from the coding sequence ATGGATATTGAAGTTGTTAGAAGTCGCTTTCAAAAGCACTTTGATGGAGCAGTAGGTTCAGTTTACGCATCTCCGGGACGTGTCAATCTTATTGGAGAACACACTGATTATAATGGAGGTTTCGTATTCCCTGGAGCTATCGATAAGGGAATGATGGCAGAAATTAAAATCAATGGAACTGATAAAGTAAGAGCTTACTCTATTGATCTGAAAGATTACGTAGAATTTGGATTAAACGAAGAAGATGCACCACACGCAAGTTGGGCAAGATATATTTTTGGAGTTTGCCGTGAGATCATTAAAAGAGGTGGTAAAATTCAAGGATTCGACACTGCTTTTGCAGGCGATGTACCTCTTGGAGCAGGAATGTCTTCATCTGCAGCATTGGAAAGCACATACGCTTTTGCATTGAACGATATGTTCAACTGTGGTATCGACAAATTCGAATTAGCTAAAATCGGACAGGCTACTGAACATAACTATTGCGGTGTAAACTGTGGTATTATGGACCAGTTTGCTTCTGTATTTGGTAAAGCAGGTAGCTTAATCCGTTTGGATTGCCGTTCACTGGAATACAAATACTATCCATTCAACCCAACAGGATACAAAGTAGTATTGCTTGATTCAGTTGTTAAGCACGAACTTGCTTCGTCTGCATACAACAAACGTCGTCAATCTTGTGAAACAGTAGTAGCTGCTATCAAGAAAAATCATCCGGAAGTAGAATTCCTTCGCGATTGCACAATGGAAATGCTTGAGGCTGTTAAGAACGACGTAACTGCAGAAGATTACATGCGTTCTGAATATGTAATTGAAGAAATTCAACGCGTACTCGACGTTTGTGATGCTTTGGAAAAAGGCGACTACGAAACAGTTGGTGAAAAGATGTATGGCACACACCACGGTATGAGCAAACTTTACGAAGTTAGCTGCGAAGAGCTTGATTTCTTAAACGACTGCGCTAAGAAAAACGGAGTAACAGGTTCACGCGTTATGGGTGGTGGATTTGGTGGATGTACTATCAACTTAGTAAAAGAAGAATTGTATGATGCATTTATTGCTGATGCAAAAGAATCTTTCAAAGCTAAGTTTGGCAGAAGTCCAAAAGTTTACGATGTAGTAATCAGCGATGGTTCACGCAAGATAGCTTAA
- a CDS encoding MFS transporter, whose protein sequence is MSNQQKNYALPIAMMFALFAMVSFVTGLTNPLGIIVKHQFDAPNWMTQLGNAANFIAYAFMGIPAGMMLKKIGYKKTALAAIAVGFVGVGIQFLSGEVSSFGVYLTGAFISGFSMCMLNTVVNPMLNTLGGGGKKGNQLIQFGGCGNSISATIVPILVGYLIGDAAQAKISDAAPALFIAMGVFALAFFVLATMSIPEPHKESATEKKEKETHSALSFRHFLLGTVAIFVYVGVEVGIPNFVNLFLTTGADAEGAKGIGMDAAMAGSICGTYWFLMMIGRFVGGAVGAKFSSKSQILFVSSVALIFLLIGMFAPTDVIVSMPVFKSNISFGMTAVPVGIMFFILCGFCTSIMWGGIFNLAVEGLGKYTAMGSGLFMVMVCGGGILPLIQGGLADITSSYLMSFWIVFAGVAYILYYALIGCKNVNKDIPVE, encoded by the coding sequence ATGTCTAATCAACAGAAAAATTACGCATTGCCTATAGCAATGATGTTTGCTCTTTTTGCAATGGTTTCTTTTGTAACCGGTCTTACTAACCCACTTGGTATAATTGTAAAACATCAGTTTGATGCTCCTAACTGGATGACCCAATTAGGTAATGCAGCAAACTTTATAGCTTACGCCTTCATGGGAATCCCAGCTGGTATGATGCTAAAGAAAATTGGTTATAAGAAAACAGCTCTAGCAGCAATCGCAGTAGGTTTCGTCGGCGTAGGTATTCAATTCTTATCTGGTGAAGTAAGCAGCTTTGGTGTTTATCTTACAGGTGCATTCATTTCCGGTTTCTCTATGTGTATGTTGAATACAGTAGTAAACCCAATGCTTAACACTTTAGGTGGTGGTGGCAAAAAAGGTAACCAGTTAATCCAGTTCGGTGGATGTGGTAACTCTATTTCCGCTACAATCGTACCTATTCTTGTAGGTTACTTAATTGGTGATGCAGCACAAGCTAAAATCAGTGATGCAGCTCCTGCATTGTTCATCGCAATGGGTGTATTTGCTTTAGCATTCTTTGTATTGGCTACTATGAGTATCCCAGAACCACACAAAGAATCTGCAACAGAGAAGAAAGAAAAAGAAACACACAGCGCATTGTCATTCCGTCACTTCTTATTAGGAACAGTAGCTATCTTCGTTTATGTAGGTGTTGAAGTTGGTATTCCTAACTTTGTGAACTTATTCCTTACTACCGGAGCTGATGCAGAAGGTGCTAAAGGTATTGGCATGGATGCAGCTATGGCTGGTTCAATTTGCGGAACATATTGGTTCTTAATGATGATTGGCCGTTTCGTTGGTGGAGCTGTCGGAGCTAAATTCTCAAGTAAATCACAGATTCTTTTTGTAAGTTCTGTAGCTTTAATATTCTTATTAATCGGAATGTTTGCTCCAACAGATGTTATTGTTTCTATGCCTGTATTTAAATCAAATATCAGCTTTGGTATGACAGCTGTACCAGTTGGTATCATGTTCTTCATCCTTTGCGGATTCTGCACTTCTATCATGTGGGGGGGAATTTTCAACTTGGCAGTTGAAGGACTAGGTAAATACACAGCAATGGGTTCTGGTCTGTTCATGGTAATGGTTTGCGGTGGTGGAATTTTACCACTTATCCAGGGAGGTTTGGCTGATATTACAAGCAGCTACCTAATGAGTTTCTGGATTGTATTCGCAGGCGTTGCATACATATTATATTATGCATTGATTGGATGTAAGAATGTAAACAAGGATATTCCTGTTGAATAA